One stretch of Natronobacterium gregoryi SP2 DNA includes these proteins:
- the aspS gene encoding aspartate--tRNA(Asn) ligase codes for MQDRTYTEDAEPGDDVTVAGWVHEIRDLGGIAFLILRDATGKIQIKFEKDEMDDDLVETGLDVTRESVIRVSGSVEAEPRAPTGVEVTPEELEVVSEAEPELPLDPSGKVDADLSTRLDNRTLDLRKDEVQAVFEIRAEILRAVREQFRAFRCTEINTPKIVATGTEGGTELFPITYFGEEAFMNQSPQLFKQLIAGSNVERVFEIGPIFRAEEHNTPRHLNEATSIDFEGAFCDAHDAMDVAEGIVKAAYEAVNENCSAELEALGLEEEFEIPEGDFPRLSYEEAIERINATGELDEQLVWGDDLPTEAEKTLGDDVGGHYFITDWPSEIKPFYIKDHDDDEELSTGFDLMHPRMELVSGGQREHRNEHLIEGFEQQGLDPEQFEYYTKMFKYGMPPHAGFGLGGERLIMTILGLDNIREAVLFPRDRQRLSP; via the coding sequence ATGCAGGACAGAACCTACACCGAAGATGCCGAGCCGGGCGACGACGTCACCGTCGCCGGCTGGGTCCACGAGATCCGAGACCTCGGCGGTATCGCCTTCCTGATTCTGCGGGACGCGACCGGCAAGATTCAGATCAAGTTCGAGAAAGACGAGATGGACGACGACCTCGTCGAGACCGGTCTCGACGTCACTCGAGAGAGCGTGATCCGCGTCTCCGGCAGCGTCGAAGCGGAACCGCGCGCGCCGACGGGCGTCGAGGTGACGCCCGAGGAACTCGAGGTCGTTTCCGAAGCCGAGCCGGAACTGCCGCTGGACCCGTCTGGGAAGGTCGATGCCGACCTCTCGACGCGACTCGACAACCGCACGCTCGACCTCCGCAAAGACGAGGTTCAGGCTGTCTTCGAGATTCGTGCCGAGATCCTGCGTGCGGTCCGCGAGCAGTTCCGTGCGTTCCGCTGTACGGAGATCAACACGCCGAAGATCGTCGCCACGGGGACCGAGGGCGGTACCGAACTGTTCCCGATCACCTACTTTGGCGAGGAAGCGTTCATGAACCAGTCCCCGCAGCTGTTCAAGCAGTTGATCGCGGGCTCGAACGTCGAGCGCGTCTTCGAGATCGGGCCGATCTTCCGCGCCGAAGAGCACAACACGCCACGCCACCTCAACGAGGCAACCTCGATCGACTTCGAGGGTGCGTTCTGTGACGCCCACGACGCGATGGACGTCGCGGAAGGGATCGTCAAGGCAGCCTACGAGGCAGTCAACGAGAACTGCAGCGCGGAACTCGAGGCGCTCGGCCTCGAAGAGGAGTTCGAGATTCCCGAGGGCGACTTCCCGCGTCTCAGCTACGAGGAGGCCATCGAGCGCATCAACGCGACGGGCGAACTCGACGAACAGCTGGTCTGGGGCGACGATCTTCCGACGGAAGCCGAGAAAACACTGGGCGACGACGTCGGCGGCCACTACTTCATCACGGACTGGCCGAGCGAGATCAAGCCGTTCTACATCAAGGACCACGACGACGACGAGGAGCTCTCGACGGGCTTCGACCTGATGCACCCGCGCATGGAGTTGGTCTCGGGCGGGCAGCGCGAACACCGCAACGAGCACCTCATCGAAGGGTTCGAACAGCAGGGCCTCGACCCCGAGCAGTTCGAGTACTACACGAAGATGTTCAAGTACGGCATGCCGCCCCACGCCGGCTTCGGTCTCGGTGGCGAGCGCCTGATCATGACGATCCTCGGACTGGACAACATCCGCGAAGCTGTGTTGTTCCCACGCGACCGGCAACGGCTCTCGCCGTAA
- a CDS encoding pantoate kinase — protein MRDEATAFVPGHITGFFSTHPHEDPTKAGSRGAGLTLTDGVTVTVEPAPESTVVLDGDRLEIDPVTTVLETLDVTARVEAESALPLGSGFGVSGAMTLGTALAANAVFERTLSTNELVTIAHGAEVQAGTGLGDVVAQAHGGIPIRLEPGGPHENVLDAIPARARVEYVSFGELSTADVLSGETDQLTVAGREALSRVVEEPTLPSFIYASRLFARETGLLTDQVREGIEAVAGVGGQASMAMLGETVFAFGTGLSDAGYDPSVCSTHPAGAVLQ, from the coding sequence ATGCGCGACGAGGCGACAGCGTTCGTTCCCGGCCACATTACGGGGTTTTTTAGTACACATCCTCATGAAGACCCGACGAAAGCGGGCTCGCGCGGTGCCGGTCTGACGCTCACCGACGGCGTCACGGTGACGGTCGAACCCGCACCGGAGTCGACGGTCGTCCTCGACGGCGACCGGCTCGAGATCGATCCGGTGACGACGGTACTCGAGACGCTCGACGTGACTGCACGCGTCGAGGCGGAATCGGCTCTCCCGCTTGGCTCGGGGTTTGGCGTCTCGGGGGCGATGACGCTCGGGACGGCACTGGCGGCAAACGCCGTCTTCGAGCGAACGCTCTCGACGAACGAGCTAGTAACGATCGCTCACGGCGCCGAAGTACAGGCTGGCACTGGTCTGGGTGATGTCGTCGCTCAGGCACACGGCGGCATTCCGATCCGACTCGAGCCTGGTGGTCCCCACGAGAACGTCCTCGATGCGATCCCAGCCCGTGCACGCGTCGAGTACGTCTCGTTCGGAGAGTTGTCGACGGCAGACGTTCTTTCGGGTGAGACCGACCAGTTGACTGTTGCTGGACGAGAGGCGCTCTCTCGAGTCGTCGAGGAACCGACGCTGCCGTCTTTCATCTACGCTTCGCGGCTGTTCGCCCGTGAGACCGGACTGTTGACCGACCAGGTGAGAGAGGGGATCGAAGCGGTCGCCGGGGTCGGGGGGCAGGCATCGATGGCTATGCTCGGTGAGACGGTGTTTGCGTTCGGGACTGGGCTATCCGACGCGGGTTACGATCCATCAGTTTGTTCGACACATCCGGCTGGCGCAGTGTTACAGTAA
- a CDS encoding LSM domain-containing protein: protein MSGRPLDVLEASLGERVSVRLKSGDEYVGDLAGYDQHMNLVLEDVTSAADESVTDDESIEDTTIIRGDNVVSITP from the coding sequence ATGAGTGGACGACCGCTCGACGTCCTCGAGGCGTCGCTGGGTGAACGGGTTTCCGTACGGCTCAAGAGTGGCGACGAGTACGTCGGCGACCTTGCCGGCTACGACCAGCACATGAATCTCGTGCTGGAGGACGTGACGAGTGCCGCCGACGAATCAGTCACAGACGACGAGTCGATCGAAGACACAACCATTATACGCGGCGATAACGTCGTTTCGATCACTCCATGA
- a CDS encoding MaoC family dehydratase, producing the protein MQYYEDLKVGDTQEFGEYHVTGEEIVEFAEQYDPQPFHVDEEAAEESAFGELVASGWHTASMCMRLLVDGPLSEQASMGARGVDELRWKKPVKPGDTLSARTEVLDKRVSESDPRRGYVDVRFEGRNQHDEVVVSWISLAMIERRSAGE; encoded by the coding sequence ATGCAGTACTACGAGGACCTCAAGGTCGGCGATACTCAGGAGTTCGGTGAGTACCACGTCACCGGAGAGGAGATCGTCGAGTTCGCCGAACAGTACGACCCCCAGCCGTTTCACGTCGACGAGGAGGCAGCCGAAGAGTCCGCGTTCGGCGAACTGGTCGCCTCGGGGTGGCACACTGCGTCGATGTGTATGCGTCTGCTCGTCGATGGGCCACTCAGCGAGCAGGCCAGTATGGGTGCTCGCGGCGTCGACGAACTCCGGTGGAAGAAGCCGGTCAAACCCGGTGACACGCTGTCGGCCCGGACCGAAGTACTCGACAAGCGCGTTTCCGAGAGCGATCCGCGACGCGGCTACGTCGACGTCCGCTTCGAGGGGAGAAACCAGCACGACGAGGTCGTCGTTTCCTGGATTTCGCTGGCGATGATCGAGCGACGGTCAGCCGGCGAGTGA
- a CDS encoding DUF7576 family protein: MSPNTDPSPAEPVQATVSTDTDEREPRLEGFDDPARVVESVPDAISCVTCGATIGPSDYRISWVVEERDRTLERHYCSEECFPDEKPTDNPGDSRSPTRNWSYCR, from the coding sequence ATGTCCCCGAACACCGACCCGTCCCCGGCGGAGCCGGTTCAGGCGACGGTGAGTACCGACACCGACGAGCGAGAGCCACGACTCGAGGGATTCGACGATCCCGCTCGCGTCGTCGAGTCCGTTCCCGACGCGATTTCGTGTGTCACCTGTGGGGCCACGATCGGCCCGAGCGACTACCGGATTAGCTGGGTCGTCGAGGAACGGGACCGGACCCTCGAGCGACACTACTGTAGCGAGGAGTGTTTTCCGGACGAAAAGCCGACCGACAATCCCGGGGACTCGCGCTCCCCCACACGAAACTGGTCGTACTGTCGATGA
- a CDS encoding helix-turn-helix domain-containing protein, with amino-acid sequence MAILVEFEAASSRFVLGPTLEAMPSLAVELERQYALDPAHPIAFCWIHCDDFERLERALATDRTVDTFEQFDRTDERSMYRIRRSDSDVVHAYCQWVSVGGELLECRGADGQWTFRMRFPDREAFAQYHDFLEDENVHLALDRLADSEDVADSGPEDGVLTDPQREALELAFEYGFFEVPRETDLGTIAAALDVSSQAISERLRRGQARLVETQLFDGG; translated from the coding sequence ATGGCGATCCTCGTCGAGTTCGAAGCGGCGTCGTCGAGATTCGTCCTCGGGCCCACGCTCGAGGCGATGCCGTCGCTCGCCGTCGAACTCGAGCGCCAGTACGCACTCGATCCGGCACACCCGATCGCGTTCTGTTGGATTCACTGTGACGATTTCGAGCGACTCGAGCGAGCGCTGGCGACTGATCGAACCGTCGACACGTTCGAGCAGTTCGATCGGACGGACGAGCGATCTATGTATCGGATTCGACGTAGCGACTCCGACGTCGTCCACGCCTACTGCCAGTGGGTTTCGGTCGGCGGCGAACTCCTCGAGTGTCGGGGCGCTGACGGTCAGTGGACGTTTCGAATGCGGTTTCCCGATCGGGAGGCGTTCGCACAGTACCACGACTTTCTCGAGGACGAAAACGTCCACCTCGCACTCGACAGACTCGCCGACTCCGAGGACGTGGCCGATAGCGGCCCCGAAGACGGCGTCCTCACCGACCCACAGCGGGAGGCGCTCGAACTCGCGTTCGAGTACGGCTTTTTCGAGGTCCCACGCGAGACAGATCTCGGGACGATCGCGGCTGCACTCGACGTCTCGAGTCAAGCCATCAGCGAACGATTACGACGAGGACAGGCGCGACTGGTCGAAACACAGCTATTCGATGGTGGCTGA
- a CDS encoding threonine synthase has translation METTAAFTGLECVDCGTTFDAAEETHRCPGCGGILDPTYQYDAIDLDRETLESRPFDSMWRYEELLPFSRESATTMDEGATPLVDCPALADDLGVGRVLIKDEGRNPTGTFKDRGQTVAVTAATKHGASDVVLASAGNAGQAASAYAGRAGLDSHVYLPSRSGFTNKAMVNVHGGDMNVVGGRIGDAGTAYVEAREENDDWFPLQTFVTPYRHEGKKTMFYEIVEQLDWEVPDAITYPTGGGVGLIGMYKAATEFRDLGLIDELPGLYAAQASGCAPIVEAFEEGRDEHDPVETPDTICGGLEIPDPGASPWVLEALCETDGGAVSTDDPDILQAGVQVAKQEGLEMCPSSAAAASGAWELAERGEFGNDDTVVILNTGAGNKEADVLRSHLMSQGV, from the coding sequence ATGGAGACGACAGCCGCCTTCACCGGCCTCGAGTGCGTCGACTGCGGGACGACGTTCGACGCCGCCGAAGAGACCCACCGGTGTCCGGGCTGCGGTGGCATTCTCGATCCGACCTACCAGTACGACGCGATCGACCTCGACCGCGAGACGCTCGAGTCGCGGCCGTTCGACTCGATGTGGCGCTACGAGGAGTTGCTGCCGTTTTCCCGTGAGTCGGCGACCACGATGGACGAGGGAGCGACGCCGCTCGTCGACTGTCCCGCCCTGGCCGACGACCTCGGCGTCGGACGCGTGCTGATCAAAGACGAGGGACGCAATCCGACGGGGACGTTCAAGGACCGCGGACAGACGGTCGCGGTGACGGCGGCGACAAAGCACGGCGCGAGCGACGTCGTCCTCGCCTCGGCTGGCAACGCTGGACAGGCGGCTTCCGCCTACGCAGGCCGTGCAGGGCTCGATTCGCACGTCTATCTCCCCTCGCGGTCTGGCTTTACGAACAAGGCGATGGTCAACGTCCACGGTGGCGACATGAACGTCGTCGGCGGACGGATCGGCGACGCGGGCACAGCCTACGTGGAAGCCCGCGAGGAGAACGACGACTGGTTCCCCCTGCAGACCTTCGTCACCCCCTACCGCCACGAGGGGAAGAAGACGATGTTCTACGAAATCGTCGAACAACTGGACTGGGAGGTCCCCGACGCGATCACCTACCCGACCGGCGGCGGCGTCGGCCTGATCGGGATGTACAAGGCCGCAACGGAGTTCCGTGACCTCGGCCTGATCGACGAACTGCCGGGACTGTACGCAGCGCAAGCCTCGGGCTGTGCGCCCATCGTGGAGGCATTCGAGGAAGGACGAGACGAGCACGACCCCGTCGAGACCCCCGACACCATCTGTGGCGGCCTCGAGATTCCCGACCCAGGTGCCAGTCCGTGGGTCCTCGAGGCGCTGTGCGAGACCGACGGCGGCGCGGTCTCGACGGACGATCCGGACATTCTGCAAGCGGGCGTTCAGGTGGCCAAACAGGAAGGGCTCGAGATGTGTCCCAGTTCGGCGGCTGCGGCGAGTGGCGCGTGGGAACTTGCGGAACGCGGCGAGTTCGGCAACGACGATACGGTCGTCATTCTCAATACCGGTGCGGGCAACAAGGAGGCGGACGTGTTACGGAGTCACCTGATGAGCCAGGGTGTCTGA
- a CDS encoding 50S ribosomal protein L37e encodes MTGAGTPSQGKKNKTTHTKCRRCGEKSYHTKKKVCSSCGFGKSSKRRDYEWQSKAGDN; translated from the coding sequence ATGACTGGTGCAGGAACCCCGAGCCAAGGCAAGAAGAACAAGACGACCCACACCAAGTGTCGTCGCTGCGGAGAGAAGTCCTACCACACTAAAAAGAAGGTCTGTTCGTCGTGTGGCTTCGGCAAGTCGTCGAAGCGCCGCGACTACGAGTGGCAGTCGAAGGCCGGCGACAACTGA
- the sufB gene encoding Fe-S cluster assembly protein SufB has product MSSEQDHLQQTNTEERFEFKNEHEAALAAEKGLNEETIRLISDDKNEPDWMLERRLRALEQFKSMPMPTGWPGQPDLSEVDVGEIVPYIRPDVEMREGTNDWENLPDEIKDTFDKLGIPEAEKNALSGVGAQYESEVVYQNMQDQWEEKGVVFMNMDKAVQEHPELVKEYFMTTCVPPSDNKFAALHGAVWSGGSFVYVPEDVTVEMPVQAYFRMNSEGMGQFEHTLIIAEPGSEVHYIEGCSAPKYSHFNLHSGGVEVFVKEDAHVQYSTVQNWSRSTYNLNTKRAIAEKGATMEWVSGSMGSKATMLYPSTILKGRGATDTHITIAFAGDGQDIDTGAKVYHNAPDTSSTIESKSVAKGGGRTNYRGLVHIADGAENSSTAVECDALMFDNESTSDTMPYMEIEESKVDVAHEATVGKIGDEDIFYLQSRGLDDDDAKKMIVAGFIEPITEELPIEYAVELNRLIELEMEGSLG; this is encoded by the coding sequence ATGAGTTCCGAACAAGACCACCTCCAGCAAACCAACACCGAAGAGCGGTTCGAATTCAAGAACGAACACGAAGCCGCCCTCGCCGCCGAAAAGGGCCTCAACGAGGAGACGATCCGACTGATCTCTGACGACAAAAACGAGCCCGACTGGATGCTCGAGCGCCGACTGCGCGCCCTCGAGCAGTTCAAGAGTATGCCGATGCCGACGGGTTGGCCCGGCCAGCCGGACCTGTCGGAGGTCGACGTCGGCGAGATCGTTCCCTATATTCGGCCAGACGTCGAGATGCGTGAGGGGACCAACGACTGGGAGAACCTCCCGGACGAGATCAAAGACACCTTCGACAAGCTGGGGATTCCGGAAGCCGAGAAGAACGCCCTCTCGGGCGTTGGAGCCCAGTACGAGTCGGAGGTCGTCTATCAGAACATGCAAGACCAGTGGGAGGAGAAGGGTGTCGTCTTCATGAATATGGACAAGGCCGTCCAGGAGCACCCCGAGCTCGTCAAGGAGTACTTCATGACGACCTGTGTGCCGCCCAGCGACAACAAGTTCGCGGCACTGCACGGGGCCGTCTGGTCGGGTGGCTCGTTCGTCTACGTTCCCGAAGACGTCACCGTCGAGATGCCCGTCCAGGCCTACTTCCGGATGAATTCGGAAGGAATGGGCCAGTTCGAGCACACGCTGATCATCGCCGAACCCGGCAGCGAGGTCCACTACATCGAGGGCTGTTCCGCACCAAAGTACTCACACTTCAACCTTCACAGCGGCGGCGTCGAGGTCTTCGTCAAAGAAGACGCCCACGTCCAGTACTCGACCGTGCAAAACTGGTCGCGGAGCACGTACAACCTCAACACGAAACGCGCAATCGCGGAGAAGGGCGCGACGATGGAGTGGGTTTCGGGATCGATGGGCTCGAAAGCCACCATGCTCTACCCGAGTACGATCCTCAAGGGCCGCGGTGCGACCGACACCCACATCACCATCGCCTTCGCCGGCGACGGCCAGGACATCGACACCGGCGCGAAAGTCTACCACAACGCGCCCGACACGAGCTCGACCATCGAGTCCAAATCCGTCGCAAAAGGCGGCGGCCGCACGAACTACCGCGGGCTCGTCCACATCGCCGACGGAGCCGAAAACTCGAGTACTGCCGTCGAGTGTGACGCGTTGATGTTCGACAACGAGTCGACCAGCGACACCATGCCGTACATGGAGATCGAAGAGTCGAAAGTCGACGTCGCCCACGAGGCCACAGTCGGTAAGATCGGCGACGAAGACATCTTCTACCTCCAGAGTCGCGGCCTCGACGACGACGACGCGAAAAAGATGATCGTCGCCGGCTTCATCGAACCGATCACCGAAGAACTCCCCATCGAGTACGCCGTCGAACTCAACCGACTCATCGAACTCGAGATGGAGGGAAGCCTCGGCTGA
- a CDS encoding nuclear transport factor 2 family protein — protein MSDTAADVVREYYERLRRNDPLEPYFLVDESTVKFGISESAFGYDEVEATLQHQRETTRGWVVESETLRVTEREAFATFADEVRMAWTADDGGENEFDARWNGTLVPTEDDEGPAWSFTTMHVSAAHDL, from the coding sequence ATGAGCGACACCGCCGCAGACGTCGTCAGAGAGTACTACGAACGGCTCCGCCGGAACGACCCCCTCGAGCCGTACTTCCTCGTGGACGAGTCGACCGTCAAGTTCGGGATCAGCGAGTCGGCGTTCGGCTACGACGAGGTCGAAGCCACGCTCCAGCACCAGCGAGAGACGACTCGTGGGTGGGTGGTCGAGAGCGAGACTCTGCGGGTCACAGAGCGCGAGGCGTTTGCGACGTTCGCTGACGAGGTCCGGATGGCCTGGACGGCCGACGACGGCGGCGAAAACGAGTTCGACGCTCGCTGGAACGGGACACTAGTTCCGACCGAAGACGACGAGGGGCCGGCGTGGTCGTTCACCACCATGCACGTCAGCGCAGCACACGACCTCTGA
- a CDS encoding SIR2 family NAD-dependent protein deacylase produces MDDLERLAAEIDRDATVVALTGAGISAPSGVPTFRGDDGVWDHFDEGQFTYGRFRSDPAGFWEDRIELQRELFGDDYEPNAAHEALTEMEQEGYLDAILTQNTDGLHGDAAAAVADDELENGADATILELHGNARQVRCIDCGRRRDGDPIFERAAKGERPPTCDCDGIYKPDVVLFGEQLPGAAIQRARTLARESDVFLAIGSSLVVEPAASLPHLAVSSDATVGVVNLESTPVDDAADVVCRADVTEAVPRLQSSL; encoded by the coding sequence ATGGACGACCTCGAGCGACTCGCAGCCGAGATCGATCGCGACGCGACGGTCGTCGCACTCACGGGAGCAGGGATTTCGGCTCCGTCGGGCGTGCCGACGTTCCGCGGCGACGACGGTGTCTGGGACCACTTCGACGAGGGCCAGTTCACCTACGGCCGCTTTCGGAGCGACCCCGCGGGGTTCTGGGAGGACCGCATCGAACTTCAGCGGGAACTGTTCGGCGACGACTACGAACCGAACGCTGCTCACGAAGCCCTCACCGAGATGGAGCAGGAAGGCTACCTCGACGCGATTCTCACCCAGAACACGGACGGGTTACACGGCGACGCGGCGGCGGCCGTCGCAGACGACGAACTCGAGAACGGCGCGGACGCCACGATACTCGAACTCCACGGCAACGCCCGCCAGGTCCGCTGTATCGACTGTGGAAGGCGACGAGACGGTGATCCGATCTTCGAGCGCGCGGCCAAGGGCGAGCGGCCGCCGACCTGTGACTGTGACGGTATCTACAAACCGGACGTCGTCCTCTTCGGCGAGCAGCTTCCGGGTGCAGCCATCCAGCGTGCCCGAACGTTGGCCCGGGAAAGCGACGTCTTCCTCGCGATCGGCTCCTCGCTGGTCGTCGAACCCGCCGCCTCGCTCCCCCATCTTGCCGTCTCCAGCGACGCGACCGTCGGCGTCGTCAACCTCGAGTCGACGCCAGTCGACGACGCGGCCGACGTGGTCTGCCGGGCGGACGTCACGGAGGCGGTGCCGCGGCTCCAGTCGTCGCTGTAG
- a CDS encoding phosphoglycerol geranylgeranyltransferase — protein MTTSTPWDDWDHILKIDPDKELPDGVTYGDLCATGTDAIEIGGTMGITEENTAAVIEACAEHDVPLYQEPSSPDVVLEAEELDGYLVPTVFNAGSPFWITGAHKEWVQLDDEYDWERTTTEAYIVMNPEADVATYTEADCDLEADDVAAYAEIAERMFGQEIVYLEYSGMLGDEGIVRAASEATNEATLFYGGGIHDYDSAYSMAQYADVVVVGDLAHDEGVDAVRETVEGASDA, from the coding sequence ATGACTACCTCTACCCCCTGGGACGACTGGGACCATATCCTCAAGATCGACCCGGACAAGGAACTCCCCGACGGCGTCACCTACGGTGATCTCTGTGCGACCGGCACCGACGCCATCGAGATCGGCGGAACGATGGGCATCACCGAGGAGAACACCGCCGCCGTCATCGAGGCCTGCGCCGAACACGACGTGCCGCTCTATCAGGAGCCGTCTAGTCCCGACGTCGTCCTCGAGGCAGAGGAACTCGACGGCTATCTCGTCCCGACCGTCTTCAACGCCGGCTCTCCGTTCTGGATCACCGGCGCACACAAGGAGTGGGTCCAACTCGACGACGAGTACGACTGGGAGCGGACGACGACGGAGGCGTACATCGTCATGAACCCCGAAGCCGACGTGGCGACCTACACCGAAGCCGACTGTGATCTCGAGGCCGACGACGTCGCCGCCTACGCCGAAATCGCCGAGCGCATGTTCGGCCAGGAGATCGTCTACCTCGAGTACTCCGGCATGCTCGGCGACGAAGGAATCGTCCGGGCAGCCAGCGAGGCCACCAACGAGGCCACGCTGTTCTACGGTGGCGGGATTCACGACTACGATTCGGCGTACTCGATGGCCCAGTACGCAGACGTCGTCGTCGTCGGCGACCTCGCTCACGACGAGGGCGTCGACGCCGTTCGGGAAACCGTCGAGGGCGCTTCGGACGCCTGA
- a CDS encoding zinc-dependent metalloprotease — protein MNLYRSARAVAGASGDDVIDWKSTAEAAKAATDPGSIALAPGEREAYARDVRDARDGVRSVSGLEFDVPATVEIQNRHHWIDANVATFERVMGTLEDHAPSGAFPAVARTLNTGSMTVLLSFLGRNVLGQYDPLLLAEAPDDDHALYFVRPNILAAADALEVDPDRFRRWIAFHEVTHAAEFGAAPWLSEHLEQRMEQGIATLSEGSFDRSAFRELDAAMTVVEGYAELLMDHAFDDEYADLRRKLDERRQGRGPIQQLLRRLLGLGLKRRQYERGKHFFETIAKARDLETASLVWEGPAYLPSHSELDTPKAWLRRVDR, from the coding sequence GTGAACCTCTATCGTAGCGCTCGGGCAGTTGCCGGGGCGTCCGGCGACGACGTGATCGACTGGAAGTCGACAGCCGAGGCTGCGAAGGCCGCGACCGACCCAGGATCGATCGCGCTCGCACCCGGCGAACGGGAGGCCTACGCTCGCGATGTCCGCGACGCCCGCGACGGCGTCCGCTCGGTTTCCGGCCTCGAGTTCGACGTGCCGGCGACGGTCGAGATCCAGAACCGCCACCACTGGATCGACGCCAACGTGGCGACGTTCGAACGCGTGATGGGAACGCTCGAGGACCACGCCCCATCGGGTGCGTTCCCGGCCGTCGCACGGACGCTCAACACGGGATCGATGACTGTCCTGCTTTCGTTTCTCGGCCGTAACGTCCTCGGCCAGTACGATCCGCTCTTGCTCGCGGAGGCACCTGACGACGACCACGCGCTGTATTTCGTCCGTCCGAATATCCTCGCGGCGGCCGACGCACTCGAGGTCGACCCAGACCGGTTCCGCCGCTGGATCGCCTTCCACGAGGTGACCCACGCCGCGGAGTTTGGGGCCGCACCGTGGCTCTCAGAGCACCTAGAGCAACGCATGGAGCAGGGCATCGCGACCCTGTCGGAGGGGTCGTTCGATCGGTCGGCCTTCCGGGAACTGGACGCAGCGATGACCGTCGTCGAGGGGTACGCCGAACTGCTGATGGATCACGCCTTCGACGACGAGTACGCAGACCTGCGTCGGAAGCTAGACGAGCGCCGCCAGGGTCGCGGCCCGATCCAGCAACTGTTGCGCCGGCTGCTCGGGCTCGGGTTGAAGCGCCGCCAATACGAACGCGGCAAGCACTTCTTCGAGACGATCGCTAAAGCCCGTGACCTCGAGACGGCGAGTCTGGTCTGGGAGGGGCCGGCGTATCTCCCGAGTCACAGCGAACTCGACACCCCGAAGGCGTGGCTCCGGCGTGTCGACCGCTGA